The following is a genomic window from Lagenorhynchus albirostris chromosome 2, mLagAlb1.1, whole genome shotgun sequence.
TTGCTTTCCCCATGTCAGGGACACTTTGATTCAATACTTTCCACAGAGAACATGTGCTCCTGTACTGCAGACCGGGAGTGGGGGGGTGTTTAGGTGCAAAGACCTGACCCTCTCCTCCGGGGTCTGGGGGTTGGATGGTGGGTTGGAGACGGGGAGAAGTCGGGGGAAGGCCGCTGGGCCTGTCGAGGCCCTGGGGGGccaggggtgaggggcagggatgCTTGCTGGTCTTGGTGCCAGGGCAGACAACCTGGCCACGAACGGGAGGCTGAGCCACACGCAAGTCGGGGCCCTGGTGGTTCAGAGTAGCTCGGACCTGGCTCAGTCCTAGCTCGTGAGGCGTAGGCTTGGCGGATTTGGCAAGTCATGTGGCCCCCACGTCTGTTGAACAGGATTCACAGCGGCACTGCCTCCGAGGAGGGCAGTTGTCAGGACGAAACGTGCAGCCGTTGCCCGCCGACCCTGCAGGGTCTCTGTGGTAGACCGCGGTCCCCTCCCTAGCCCTGAAGGAGCTGGCTTGTTTCAACCAACCCTTGTTTCTTGCTGTTTTTGTCTTAGGAAATTAAGCAAAAACAGAGAGCACAAGACGAACTCAGTAGCAGACCCCAGGCTCTCCCCTTACCAGACGTGGTTCCAGACGGGGAGACGCACCACGGCCAGAACGGGCTTCCGCTCCTCAACGGGCACGCGCCGGGCGCTGGGCCGCACCTCGCGGGGCTCCAGCAGGCCAACCGGCACCACGGACTCCTGGGCGGTGCCCTGGCGAACTTGTTTGTTATAGTTGGGTTTGCAGCCTTCGCCTACACGGTCAAGTACGTGCTGAGAAGCATAGCGCAGGAGTGAGCCGCCGCCACGACCAGCAGAGGTGGTCGGAAACGAGGGACGCTGAGCCCGAGCTCGACGTGGGCTGGCTGGACGTGCCGCCGAGCACTGGGCGGGCCTGCCTGACTCCTGGggttagctttttaaaaaccttcaaaaggaaaacacaaaccaAAGTGTGTAGTTGGATTTGGAGACGTGAGACTCCCAGCCCCCATTCTGCCCTGGCGTCCGTTGGGGGCTGGTAGGCTCCATGTCCACGAGAGGGCCTCACGCTTTGGTTTTATAGCTTATCTCCTGTATTGTCTTTTGGATCTATTTTAgtaatctgtttttcattttattagatttggtcacttaaaaatataaaacttgatgCCTATCCAACACTCTGCGTGCGTTCTTAGTGTGGAGCTCTGACTCGGCAGGCAGTGCCGGGGGCCTGGCAGGGTGGCTGGGGGCCTGGCAGGGTGGCCCGGGGCCCGCTGGCCGGGGACAGCCATGGGTGGGTCAGGGGATTGGGCTTTGGCATTTGTGTTTACTTAGAATGAAGCAGGTTCCTCCTGGGGAAAAGCACGTGTGCTCTGTTTTGCTGAAgttgagaatctgcttccttTCTGACCACAGGCTGTCACCGGGGCTGAGCTGTGCGTCCTGCGCGGTCGCGCTGCCGGCTTTCTCTCACCCCCATGGCTTCCTGCGGGCTCCCACTGGCTGCGCTAATGGAAGGAGGAGACCCCCCCCCCAGCGGGCCCCTGGGTCCCACCCGCCGGACAGGCTCTGCACACGTGGGGCTTCCCGCACACGTGGTCCAGCTCTTTGGTTTGCCCTGGAGACAGGCTCACACATTCCCTTTCACAGCGGATCCGTGGCCAGTTCTTAGAGGCTGGCCGCCCGGGAAGGACACCCGGGTTCAGGGGCAGCGCCGGTGGGCGCCGTCTCAGACCTGGGGCCTGCGCCTCCTGGATCGCCGACGTCTCCCTGTTCTCGTCTCTGCTAATGACATCCTGCACGGTGTTTGGAAGGCGCCGTGTCCGGGCGCCACCGCGCGACACCCTGTGGCCTCGCTCCAGAGGCCGGCAGGGAGGCCGCGTGCAGCCTGGCGCTGGTGCATCTTTCACGTTCTTTGGTTTTtgatcaatttatttaaaattgctCTTTGATTTACTGCTTGTGTGTATTCAACCCGCTCTTGTGAAAAACagtctttcattttgtctttgtTCCTAAATTTTGTGCTCTTGGGGTCTGTATACCACAAGTTCCTCTCCGCCCAGCACTGGGTAGCCCGTGGGCAGCTGGGTGTCCTGCGACCCACGGTGGACCCCGGTGGCGGGGTGGTGCTGTGCTGCTGGGCCCGGACCCCGATGGGTGCGGCTTTGCCAGGCCTCCCTCCGTCCACTGCTGGCCCGAGGGTGCGTCTGTGGAGGTTGGTGCCCCTTCCAGACGCACCGCGTTTCCTGAGGTTCTTCGGAGGAGGAACATTTGGGAAATAGAAATTACTTGacaagtgttttttcttttgtgtgtgtgaaatctcaacttttaaaaacttcagtCAGCGGTGGGAGCAGATCTGTGCTGTACAGAGGCTCCCCCTGGCACCCGTGGCGGCTTGCTGTCTGATGTGACCCCCGAATAAAAGATGACCTTGTCCTGTTGGGCCTGTGTCTCTCCCTCAGAAGGTTCTCCCAGGCCCAGGTTTGGGGTGTCACCTGGCAGGCGCAGCTCGGAGGTCTCGGTCTGAGGCTGTTGCGGCTCCCCCCGGGCGGCGGGCAGATGGCCTGCTGAGGGCTGTGCCGGGGCTCCGAGGTCCCGTCCTCCCCTGTGGAGGCGGCGTGTCCATGGTCGGGTCGCGGGCAGCTGGCCTGAGCCTCCCCGCGGGCAGCCGGTGGCTGTGGCTGGGAGGCGTGGATGCCTCGAGCAGGCTCCCTTTGGTCCAGCCTCACTGGGGGAGCTGGGACCCACAGGACCCACGGGCTGGTGCCGGAGCCTGGCGCAACTGCCATGTCCACGTGGCCCAGGCCAGCAGGACACAGGTGCCCAGCCTGGGACAGGAGGGGTCTGTCTGGCAGCCCCCTGGCTGGCTGTTGGCCGCAGGTCACGTGGAGGGTCCCAGCGGGGATGGCGCAGCGGAGGCTTCTGTATCATGACCTCCTCGAGACCTGGGCTCAGCAGCCGGACACTCGACCCCCACAGTGAGTTCAGGAGTCACTGGGGCTGGCCGCTGCCGTCCTGGGAGGTGACCACCTCCACCTgagccaggagggaggggccaggTGTCCTCGGGCAGATGCTCCTCACGTTGTCCCCCCCAGCTTGTGTCTGGGGCGGGTCTGCCTGTAGCTGCTGACTGTGGACATGGCCTGGGGCCGGGGTCTCCTTCCCCGTTGTTCCTGCTGGAGTCTGCCagttgcggggggggggcggtgtcaTGAGGGTCTCCTGTGCTGCCCTCCAGGGTAGTGAGCCGTGCCACCTTCCTCAAGGCTGGGCTGCAGGCAGCAGGTCCTTGACGGCCAGCCACAGCTCTGACGGCCCGTAGCCCCAGGCTGCACCAGCCGAGGGGTGGCTGGCCGTGGGGGTCCTGCCTTAAGCATCGAGCCTCCACCCGGGCCTCCACTGGAGCCTGTGGGTGCCACCTGGCTACAGCCGTCTTGCTGCCTGCAGCCCAGAGGTGAGGAAGGGCCCCAGCTCCCCCTGGGGACCCGCCCACTGTCACTTGCTCTCCTCTGCTGCTGGCTCGTCTGGCTGTGCACAGCTACTGGGGGGACAGTCCTGGGGACTGGAGAGCCCAAGGGGCCCGGCTGAGTTGAGGGCAGCCCCTCAGTAAGGGTGGGCCCTGTGCCCCAAGAAGAGGAGGGGGCAGAAGGGATCTGGGGCAGCTATGTGCCACACCTTTCCTCCGAGGTCAACCAGTCTCCCCTGCTGGCCCCGCTCACCCCAGGTCACCAAGGCTGGGACAGCCTGGGAGCCCGGTGGGTTGGCTGTCCTGCTTCCAGACCCTGCCCTTCCCGGGAGCGGGGCCAGTGCCTGTGGCAGCACCAGGACCCTAGGGTGGGGGCCCTGCAGCGGAGCCAGAGGGGTCAGGATCCGGGAGAGGTGGTGAGGAGAGAGGTCGTAGGAGGCGGCTGAGGGGCTGTGATGGAGTGCGTCCTGCCCGTGGCTTCAGGGCCCCGCCCTGAAGGGGCCGGGGTGGAGGCCGCCTCGCCCCTCGGGCAGTAGCAGTGTGGGTTCCGCCCCCATCATCGCCCCGGGCCACCCGTGAGCCCTCCCCCTTGGAGTCCGCCagctctggggaggaggggagggtttATTTGGCGGCAGCGCGGGCGGGCGGCAAGGGTACTGCTCACGAGGGAACCTGCGGGGACAGGGGTGTGTCCTCCCGCTTCCCTTGCTAGCCAGGCTCATCCCGCGCAGACATGCACCAGTGGTGGCTGGGCAGCCCTCGGGGCTGTGCTCCCGCGCCGGGGCTCTGAGTGCCTTCAGGCACCTGGGCTCACATCACTGAGCCGCTGCAGCCGACCCGGCAGCCAACATGCGCTGGGTCTGGGCGGCCGCCGCGGCCCTCCTCTGGCCACAGCTCACGCTCCTTGGGGGCGTGAGGGCCCGGCGGGAGCCCAAGAGGCCACGGAAGCCCGGCCAGCACCCCGCAGCCCCCAACGCCACCACGTCCAGCAGCGAGGGGCTACTGGGCTTCCCCAAGGTATGCAGGGTCTGGGCGCACGTGGGCGCCTTCCTCCCAGCTGCAGGCTCTGCCCGCTGGACTCTCCAGGCCTCCCCTCCCCgtctgggtggggggggggctttggGCAGCAGCCACAGCAGTGTGGATCGGGCGGGCCTCGAggaccctctctgggcctggggaggggtgggggcgtGGAGGGGCTTCCCAGTGGGCTACATTGAACCCTTTGAAGCCCCAGGGACCATCATGCCCTGAGCAACCTGCTGCCATTCGGTGTGACTGCAAATTGGGGAGGTGCTTTGGGCAGCCAGTTCAGAGCCCCTGCTGCAACCCGGGGTGCCCCAACTCCCGCCTCCGGTGAGGCCAAGGCTAGCCTCTGCCTGACGCGCTGCTGGGCAGCCAGCACCCCTTACGGCCTCTGGCATGGGACGTGCTCCAGGCCTGGGAGGCCCCCGGCCCTCTGAGAGGAGCTTCTTGTACCTGCCTCAGCCCTAGGGTTCCACCCTCTTGGGCTGGGGCTCCCCGAAGGGATCTTAGAGCTGGCCCCAGCAGCGCAGGCCTGGTGGCCGCTGGAGTGAAGCGGCAGTTGCTGGGCCAGGCCCCCTGCCAGCCCTCGAGCCTTTGATCCTGGCCTCCCGCCTCCCGAGGGCGTCTCCGTGGCGGCCACCCTGGCTGCTCTCGGCCCACGCGGCCCCATTGGAGCCGGAGGCGCCGTTTTCCAGCTGGGTAGGCCGAGGAGAGAGTCCGCCTCGGGCCCTGCTGCCAGGGGAGTGGGCTGCCAGCAGGTTCTGGGGCAGAGGCACGCAAACTCTTGAACCAGGCTCCTGGGGGAGGTGTCCTTGGGGACAGTTCCTGCCCGGCCTGCCCCTCCAGAGCCAGGGCAGGGCAGTCTGGGGTCAGATAGGGGGGTGTCCCTGGCCACGCCACCCCTGCCACAAGACGGCCCTCCCCAGGCGTCAGGAGCCCTGCTCTTCCTGCTGGGGCTGGgctcctcccccacctgcccaccccgGGTCCTCCAACATGGCTCGGGTCTGAGGCGGCCAGAGGAACAGGCGGACAGCAGAAGTGAGGACCCGGAACGTTCGGAAGTTCCtggctcctctcccttccctggcgggcccctcccagctccccaggGTAAAGGCCTGCCCTGGGAGCCTGGGCCTTCGTCGTGTTTGGCGCTGGAGGCTGACCGCTGGACCAGACCTTGGCCAGGACCCCTCTTCGTGCCTGCCTGGACGGCTCTCCGGGAGTAGCCAGGGCTCCACTGGCCTCGTGGCAGTGGCTCTCTCCTGCCACACCAGAGTCTGCTGCGCTCCTGGCCACTTCAGGGACCTCTGTGTGAGGCCGGCACACAGCCCTGGACGCAGAGAGGGACCGAGCTCCCGGCACATGCCCCTCCCCTGGCAAGCTGTCGCGTTCTCTGACGTTGGGGCTGGGCGTGCCCCTGCCTCTCCTGCTGCCCTGCTGCAGAAACTGGGCGTAGGAGGGGGGCTTGCAGGGTCCGATCCTGGGCTGCCAGGTGGCACACCCGATGCCCAGCACAGAGTGGGACCTTGCCCACTGCCCCCAGCCTCACACGGCTCTGGAGAACTCACTCCTGCCCACCACTGCCTTTCTCAGCCGGGGCTGGGCCCCTGTCAGGACATGTGGGGCCCGGCCCCGTGTGCACACGGGTGTGCCCGTCTGCTTGGGAACGGTTGCTGCAACACAGCAGCAGACCCGAGGCTCCTGGACGTCAGGCCCTGGCCTGAGTCCTGGGGGTGGCCTGTGGTGCCCCGTTGCCATCTTCCTTGTGTctgcccagggggcagtggggCCTGATGGTCAGCACTCTAGCCCTGTCCTCTGACCCTTCAGCTGCCTGAGGCCTCAGGGCCTGAGTTCACAGATGCCCACATGACATGGCTGAACTTTGTCCGGCGCCCCGATGACGGGGCCTCAAAGAAACGGTGCCGAGGCCAGGACAAGAAGTCGGTGAGCCCCGGGGTCTAAGCCCAGGATGGGGATGGCTGTGGGTCCCACAGCTATCCTCATTTTCTCCTGCTCCCCCACAGCGAGGCCCCCCTGGCCCCCCAGGACCCCCCGGTGCGGAAGTGACCCAGGAGGCTGTGCTCCGGGAGTTTCAGGGGATGCTGAAGGGTAGGCACCCCCCGCCCACTCTTCTCCCGAGGCTCAGGAGGTCACCCTGGGGGTACCCCAAGCTGAGCCGAGCCGCCCCTCCACCCTGTCCCCACAGAGGCTACCGAGCGTCGGTCCTCAGCGCCGCTGGGCCCCCCGCTGCCCGAGGGGACGGGGAGGTGGCTGGTGTCCGAGGCCTTCCACTGTCGGCTGAAGGGCCCGGTGCTGGTGGACAAGAGGACGCTGGTGGAGCTGCAGGGCTTCCAGGCCGTGAGTGGGCGTGGGGGGCAGCCCGGGGGCTTCCACTGTGGGTGCTCAGGCCCCAGCAGGGCCGGGCGAGGCTCGCGGTGGGGTCCGGGGTGGTCAGGGGCAGGCACACCCTCCCCTCTGGAGGTCCTTGGGGCCCCGATCTGTGCCCAGAGGCCTGGGTGGGTGCAGATGCACGGGTCAGCCCTCTGCCTTGCCCACCTGGGGCCTCTTTGGGCTGGGGGCTGTTGGTCTCAGGCGCCTCCGCCAGGCTGGGTGTGGAAGGTGAGGGTCCAGACTCTGTAGCCCGCACCCCCCTGCTGTCCTTTCAGCCCGCTGCCCAGGGCGCCTTCCTGCGGGGGTCTGGCCTGAGCCTGGCCTCCGGTCGGTTCACGGCCCCGGTCACCGCCATCTTCCAGTTCTTTGCTAGCCTGCACGTGGGTGAGCGGGGCCGGGCCAGGGTGCATGTGGGGCGTGGGGGCTGGCCTTCCGGGTGTGCCCCAGGCCTGGGTCCTATTGCAGAGGCGTCTCCTGCTCGCACCCTGACTCCCTTGGGGGCTGGACGGGTCCTCACGCCCACCCTCCCCAACCCGCAGTGTGCCCCGaagccccccagcccctgccccccctGCTCCGTCCTCCCTGAAGGTGCTGCAGACCTGGCCTGTCTCCGCAGACCCCAGGGAGCTGCAGGGCAGGGCCCGGCTGCGGGCCCGGGACACAGTGCGTGTGCTGGTCTGCATCGAGTCCCTGTGCCATCGCCACACGTGAGTGGGCCCTCCTGGGGGTCGTGGGGGCGTCCTGAGGGGCACGGGGACCATCTTGCCcacagaggggggcttccctgaacACAGAGAACTGCAGTGAGCACCGGGGCGGGAGCATGCGAGTCTCTGGGCGCcagcgggggggcggggggcccaCCCCGGGGggggcccaccccaccccaccccacggcCACTGTGCCCTCACCCCTGCGGCCCCGCGTCCAGGTCCCTGGAGGCCATCTCCGGCCTGGAGAGCGGCGGCAGGGTCTTCACGGTGCACGTGCAGGGGCTGCTGCAGCTGCAGGTGAGGCCGGGGGTCGGTGGGGcagtgcgggggcggggggcagtccTGGGCCTCCAAGCTGCCCGGGCCGGGTGTCGCCTGGCCGGCAGCCGGGCCCTGTGGGTGGTAACGTCCACTGTGGGTGTCTGCAGGCGGGACAGTACACCTCCGTCTTTGTGGACAATGGCTCCGGCGCAGCCCTCACCGTCCAGAGCAGCTCCAGCTTCTCCGGCCTGCTCCTGGGCACGTGAGGGGCCGACGGGCCGCGGGGCAGCTGCCGCAACCCTCACCCCGCTGCCCTCCGGTAAACCTGGGGTCACAGCAATAAAGAGCCCCCAGCCCTTCCTGTCGCCTGGTAGCTGCGGCGTTgtaggggcaggggtgggggagggcgggggcagcagcagccgtggagtgGCCTCAGGACACCCATGGGTGCGGGCGCGGGCTTGGCCCTGGAGGTGGAGCTTCCGGCCGAGCACCCTGGCAGCTGGGGTGCGTCCCCCACGGCCCCTGTGCCTGCCAGGGGCCACGTTTACCTCGATGACAAGGACAGGTGTCTGTTCAGGCGCCGCTTGGCCCTGCCCATGGCCTGGGACCACCCCTCCGCCTGCCCAGGGCCGGTCCAGCCTCAGAGGGTAGCAGCCCGTGGGCATTCACAGGGCCTGGGAGACCTCGAGGCTGGTGAGTGGCACAGTGCGTGTCGGGGAGCAGAGGGCGAGGCGGGGCCCCCCGTGGGGCTGGTGGGGAGCAGACAGGTGTGCTGGCCTCACACCCTCCAGACGCGGACGATGTCCCCGCGGCCCGGGTGTCCTCAGCGTCCCTCATTCCCCCAGGGACCTTACTTCTCACCACCTTCTCCTTGGCGGCTGCCCCCCCCCTCACCCGGCGACAGGGTCAGAGTGGCCTGGACAGGCGGCTGAGGCCCTGCCTGTGGGTCCTGTGGATTCGGCCCCTGCCCGCACCACTCAAGCTCAGACggaagaatgtaaattggttgtGGACGTCCGGGTCTCTGCAGAGCTGCCGAGATACCATCGCTGGTTGGCACCTGGGCCCTGGGTGGGCGGCCGCACCTGGCCCCTCCGCCCATGActggggcttgggggtgggggatcaGCTCCGCCGCAGGGGGGCCCGGAGACCCGTCTCCAAGGCTGagcagggaagggcaggggctCGGGCGTCCGTCTGCCAGCTCGGGTTGgcgtggggagtggggtgggttaCCAGCCGCTCCGCCAGACCCTCCCTGCAGCCCGCTGGGTAATGAGGCAGGAAAGCACTGGTGCCGGGAGGGCACCAGTGCGTGCAGCGGCGGGCGTGGTCACTGACCcgtccccacctctctccccgcTCCCCCGGGTGGCATCAGGGGCCCCGGGTCTGGGGGCGGTTCTCGGCTTCATGGCGCCGCCGGCCTGGTCCGAGAGGGATGTTCCCGCTGCCTGCAAGAGGGAGGCGTGAGTGGCGCACTGGGGTCTCTGTTGGGAGGTCGGGGGAGGCTGCGGGCCGCCCCCCACACCCCCGGCACCGAGGTCCTGTGTGGGCCGAGGAGCCCAGGCCTCCTGACACTGCTGTATGAAGCCCAGCTTGGCCGCAGGCACCAGTCTGTGTTCCCACCCATGTACAGGGCTCACTGAGGCGGTGACTGGTGGGACcagaccccccccccgcccccggggctcTCCTGACTGTCCTTCAACACCGGCCGGtccccccaccctacccccgGCCCGGGAGGGGGCAGGTCTCACCTCACCCAGACCTGCCAGGGGCTGTGATGACAGAGGTTGGGGCCAGGCCCTGCTGGGGCGACAGACGGGAGACAGGAGATGAGgagaagagagatggagaggacGGACAAGCCGGCCGCCCAGGGCTTCTGCGGGCAGGTGGCCAGGGCCGGAGGGCCCGCGCCCGGCGCCCGACTCCACGCTTCCCGtctgtctcttcttcctcccGGTTTCTGCCCCTAATGGGAGGTCATTAACCACTTAGCTCTAATTCCCTTGGAATGTGCCGCGTCCAGCTGGGCCCTGGCGCTGGGAGAGCTGGAGCAAAGACatggggggctggggtgggcggCAGTGGCTGCTATAGGCGGGTCCAGGGGCACGAGCTGGGGTGGCCCTCAAAGACGCAGGCTGTGCTCCCAGTGCGGACAAGCGGCCAGTGCAGGGTGAGGCCCCAAAGGCCCCGCCCTGGACCCAGCAGCAGCATTTTCTCTCAGCCCCGTCATCTCCTGAAGCTGGACCCAAACTGGGGTGTTTGCTAAgctccctgggccctgggcccttaCAGTCACACCCACCCAGTCTGAGCAGGGGCTCCTGGGGTGGGTTGTAGCAGCTCTTGCGCCTCGGGCTCACCGGGGGTTCCGGGTTGGGGGCCTGGGGACGGGCTTTTCCCTGTCCTGGACTCTGGGTGTGGAGCTGGGCTTTGAGGTGGCCAGCACAGCGCTGGCGGCCTCAGCTTGAGCCCTGACTCCGAGCCCTGCTCTGAAGCAGCGGCAGGTGCTGGGCTGACCCCGTTGGCCCTTCTAGGCTCAGTTCCCAGAACCTCTGGCTGACCCTTCTGCCTGCAGCCGGGCCTGGGGACTTGCTGTGCTGGGGGCTCCCGCGAGGGAGGACGCTTCCTCCTGGGAGCACTCCAGTCCTGGCTTCCCAAGCCCTGGTCCCCGGCCACAGCCGGGCTGCTGCTGACTGCCCCTCCCGGCCCCGAGGCTGAGGCAGCCCTGGGGTGCTGGGGGCAGGTGTGTCCAAGTTGGGCCAGAGCCAGGTCAGCACCCTCGGCCTGCTGTCCAGTTTCAGTGCAGACAAGAATGTGGGTCTCTGGCTCAGGGCAGTTTGAAGTTCTCTCAGGTCCGGGCGCAGCTGccagccccctcccttccccccactccgCCCCGCAGGAgctggcaggggcaggggtggccCCTGGTCCCCTCTGTGGGCTGCGGATGGGACAGGGTAGGGGTGAGGCCAGCAGGACAGGCTGCCCacctggcctgggctggggctcCGGGGAGGGGGAGGCCCTCAGGGTGTGGCCAGGACTCGCCGGCCCGCTGCAGCCTTTTGCAGCTGCCTGTGGCCGGTGCCCAGCTCGGTGTGACTTCGTCCCCTCAGGCTAGGCCTGGGCTGGGCGCAGGGATCTGCTCCAAGGGCCCCTTGGGCTGCCTCTCCCCACCGGGGCCCCTGTCCTTAGCCAGCCCAGACCCTCTGACTCCTGTGACCTGGGCCAAGGACCCAAAACGGCCCgagggggtgtgggtgtggggagtGCAGGGGGCCCGTTGGGACCTGGGTGGACgtgtcctctgtgtgtctgtgcaccTCTCCCTGGGTCTGCACGAACCTGGGCCCGCCGTGCTGACCCCGCGTGCCCCAGTGGTGGCTGCGGTGGTGACTCTGGGAGCTCCGCCCTGCCCTGTGGTCCAGGTGGAGCCTCCCATGGTCCCTGGTGTCTGGATGCCGCGTGGGGGTCTCTGAGTGCCCTCTCTCTCCGCCCCGCGGCCTGCCTGGGCTTTCTCGGCAGAGCCGAATCACCAGGACCCTCGGGAGTGGATACAGAGCAGGTGTCCAGGCCTCGGCGGCTGGAGACCCTGGCTGGCCGGTCCCTGAGCTCAGGAACAGCCATGCTCAGGGTCCTCGGCACTGGTCCAGCCGGGGGGGCTTTCGTGCTGGGCAGTTGGGCTGGTGGCCGCACGGCCATGGGTGCCGGGCGGGGAAGGGCcactgcccagggcctggagctggactCACCGGATGGCCGGGGACTctgggtgatgggggaggggagaggggctcccGGCCCCTGTCCTGGCGCAGAAGCTCCTTGCGGGCAGCAGGGAGCCTTATCTCATCCGAGGCCTCCAGCCTGCACTCAGCGCTCTGACCTGGGACCTGGCTGCACCCGGGGGGGCCCTCGCTCGCTCACTGGGCTCTGCCAGCGTGCCCTCTGGGCTCCGTGTTCAGGCCACTCCAAGCCCTGCATGACCTCGGGGCCCTGACCCAGGTCACTGAGGTGCTGGGTCTCCGGCCCGGGGTGCCTGAGCTCACCCAGGAGCTGACGCCTCCAGCAGCCTGGGGCCTCCCCCGGCCCAGCCCTGGAGCTGGGTGGACACAGGCTGGGGAGCCCGCCTGGGTATTGGCAACTCCCACACCGGTGCCTGTGTGTGCCGCCATCAGCGCGCCTGCCCCTCGGTGCGTCTGCCGGAGTGTCTTGTGGTGCACGCGGGCAGGCCTGGCGGGGGCCGGGGCCCTGGGGACCAAGGGCCTTTGTTCGGGAGGATTTGGGTGCAGCCCTGCTGTGGGGCAGTGACTCATGCATGGGCTCCTCTGGTGCGATGACATTGGTGTTGCAACAGCTGGCGTCACACGCACACCTGGGGCAGTGGGGCAGTGGCCAGGCCAGGAGAGATGGCCACCTGTGCCCGCAGCCCCTCCGGGCGGCGGGTGGGACCCGGGCGTGTGAGAATGGGACTGAACAGGAAGGAGCATCACGGGCGGAACTCCGCCTCTGAAGCGAAGCGTCTCCAGAAGCAACCCCTGCCAccgccccgccgccccgccgccccgccgCCCGCACCGGGCCCCGCAGCGGGATCGGCCTGGCCTTCACTGTGGAGGCTGCCCGCTCTCGCCTCTGGGGCCGGAGGCGCAGGCTGGGGTCTGTCTGGGAACACAGTCAGAGGGCTGGACACGGTGACCCAGCACTGCTGGCCGGGCTCGAGCCTGGCTCTGGCCATCCGCCCGGCACTCTGTGCGGGACGGGGTGGGCGGCTGTAGCCGGGGGTGCCGGGCCCCCTCGGGGGCTGGGCCGCCGAGACCCTCAGATGCCAAAGGAgggaggggccggggctggggtTTTTCCTTCTCGGGTCACTGGGCCGGGTCAGGCCCTGGGTTAGTGGGAAGTGGGAGCTGGACGAGGGCCCTCCCTGGGCGCCTGTCCCGCCGGCAGGGCCGTGGAGGTTCGGTGTTTAGAGGACAGAGTCAACCTCCGTCCGGTCCCCATGGCCACCCTGGCTCCTGGCTCCTCCCCAGCCCTGAGCGTCACCCAGCACCGTggccagctgagccctgcccGGTGGACCCTGCTGGCCGGCCAGCAGGCATGACCCGGGGCCAGCGGCAATGGGGTACCAGCTGTGAGCCCAGGGCATTGTATGGTGGGAGGGTCCTTGATGTCCTGCCGAGTGTTCAGGTCAGAGTCGGCCCCCTGCTAACACCCTTGTCCCCACTGCCCAGACCTCCTAAGGTCCAGGGTCCAGCTGCCCACCTGGCCACCAGAGCCCCCTTCCCAGGGCGGGGGGTGTGCTCTCGGGTAGCTGCCATGTCTAGGCTCCAGTGGAAACCCCTCTGTAGAGACCCGTGACCCTACCACCTCCTAGGTTCCCCCCAGGCCCCCACTTCCATCTCCTGGGCAGACCTCATCAGTCGGGTGGCGTTGGCTGGACCCGGGGTGCCTGCTGGTGCTTGGGCCGGGGGCCGTACCTCTGCCCTGTCTTCTGACCCGGCCGACTGAGGCTGACATCCAGAGTGGGGTCAGGCCTTGGCCCA
Proteins encoded in this region:
- the C1QTNF12 gene encoding adipolin — translated: MRWVWAAAAALLWPQLTLLGGVRARREPKRPRKPGQHPAAPNATTSSSEGLLGFPKLPEASGPEFTDAHMTWLNFVRRPDDGASKKRCRGQDKKSRGPPGPPGPPGAEVTQEAVLREFQGMLKEATERRSSAPLGPPLPEGTGRWLVSEAFHCRLKGPVLVDKRTLVELQGFQAPAAQGAFLRGSGLSLASGRFTAPVTAIFQFFASLHVDPRELQGRARLRARDTVRVLVCIESLCHRHTSLEAISGLESGGRVFTVHVQGLLQLQAGQYTSVFVDNGSGAALTVQSSSSFSGLLLGT